One genomic segment of Methanobacterium spitsbergense includes these proteins:
- a CDS encoding DUF2341 domain-containing protein: MTDYSAWEDEELFRIYGSIDGILTNYPVNVKVFWKLGMASDFKDVRFSLNDTNKTNIPYFMTDSQVNGYANFILLIPSIPADPDSLECKVYYNNLAAISESDPDAVCILYDHFEGTLLDDTKWSQEGGTVVVSNSIATITNTEGNWLNLASLIDDIGSCILEMKIKKTDDNLRAGLTSQHSLTSGSVNLFYKGTGGFNILSCLDNVCNQSITFPDLDDYHILKMEVDDLLHELKMYYDNVLQGSSDTDVAHAPFRLMIGNNNSSCSIDYISVLKYTANPPADVIIGEEFKVPTFIISDNENNEILNLLFETMYPGSMRTKIIKIKAKDFNLRNIVLILGDLDPKLIPDIMQYRSVGSYHYIQLSEDDVDYYDSLDIAHLDANTDKEIYVKCTIPASVEGGNFMCGLIIQAEL, translated from the coding sequence ATGACAGATTATAGTGCATGGGAAGATGAGGAATTATTCCGAATATATGGAAGTATTGATGGAATATTAACTAATTATCCTGTTAATGTTAAAGTATTCTGGAAATTAGGAATGGCATCTGATTTTAAAGATGTTAGATTCTCATTGAATGATACAAATAAAACCAATATACCCTATTTTATGACAGATTCTCAGGTTAATGGATATGCTAATTTTATTTTACTTATTCCAAGCATCCCTGCTGATCCTGATAGTTTGGAATGTAAAGTGTATTATAATAATCTTGCTGCAATTTCTGAATCAGACCCTGATGCTGTTTGCATTCTTTATGATCATTTTGAAGGTACGCTTTTAGATGATACAAAATGGAGTCAGGAAGGAGGAACAGTAGTAGTTTCAAATTCTATTGCTACTATTACAAATACTGAAGGAAATTGGTTGAATTTAGCTTCTTTAATTGATGATATTGGTTCTTGTATTTTGGAAATGAAGATTAAGAAAACGGATGATAATTTAAGAGCAGGTTTAACAAGCCAACATAGTTTAACCAGTGGTTCTGTCAATCTTTTTTATAAAGGTACAGGTGGATTTAATATTTTATCTTGTTTGGATAATGTTTGTAATCAGAGTATCACTTTTCCAGATTTAGATGATTATCATATATTAAAAATGGAAGTGGATGATCTGTTGCATGAATTAAAGATGTATTATGATAATGTTCTACAAGGATCATCCGATACAGATGTAGCTCATGCACCATTTAGATTGATGATTGGAAATAATAATTCTTCGTGTTCTATTGATTATATATCTGTTCTAAAATATACCGCAAATCCACCAGCAGATGTGATTATTGGTGAAGAATTTAAAGTACCCACATTTATCATTTCAGATAATGAAAATAATGAGATATTAAACTTATTATTTGAAACAATGTACCCTGGATCTATGAGAACGAAAATAATTAAAATTAAAGCTAAAGATTTTAATTTAAGAAATATTGTGTTAATTTTAGGAGATCTTGATCCTAAACTTATTCCCGATATTATGCAATATCGTAGTGTTGGTAGTTATCATTATATTCAATTAAGTGAAGATGATGTCGATTATTATGATTCATTGGATATTGCTCATCTTGATGCCAATACTGATAAGGAAATATATGTTAAATGCACGATTCCTGCCTCTGTTGAAGGTGGAAATTTTATGTGCGGTTTAATTATCCAAGCAGAATTATAA